In one Trichlorobacter lovleyi SZ genomic region, the following are encoded:
- the dapF gene encoding diaminopimelate epimerase, whose translation MKFTKMHGAGNDYVYVDCFKETVDNPAETAIKVSNRNFGIGSDGLILIMPTDKADVRMRMFNSDGSESEMCGNGIRCVAKYAYDHGIVTKTEITAETGAGILTLQLFPNAENKVERVRVNMGPPRLSREEIPMNGTPAAQVVAEELTVLDKTFKITCVSMGNPHCIIYVDDVDNFPVATYGPLIENHQLFPRRTNVEFIQIISRTEVKQRTWERGAGETLACGTGASAVCVAGVLNNLTDRKILNHLAGGDLELEWVENGPVFMTGPATEVFSGEIAL comes from the coding sequence ATGAAGTTTACCAAGATGCATGGTGCTGGCAACGATTACGTGTATGTGGACTGTTTCAAGGAGACCGTGGATAATCCTGCTGAAACAGCGATCAAGGTTTCAAATCGCAACTTCGGGATCGGCTCTGACGGCCTGATCCTGATCATGCCCACTGATAAGGCCGATGTGCGGATGCGGATGTTCAACAGCGACGGTTCCGAGTCGGAGATGTGTGGTAACGGTATCCGCTGTGTGGCCAAGTACGCGTATGATCATGGTATTGTGACCAAGACCGAGATTACGGCCGAAACCGGTGCCGGTATCCTGACCCTGCAACTGTTCCCCAATGCAGAGAACAAGGTGGAGCGGGTACGGGTCAACATGGGACCGCCACGGCTTTCCCGTGAAGAGATCCCGATGAACGGCACGCCGGCTGCCCAGGTGGTGGCTGAAGAACTGACGGTGTTGGACAAGACCTTCAAGATCACCTGTGTCTCCATGGGTAACCCCCACTGCATTATCTATGTGGATGACGTGGACAACTTTCCGGTGGCCACCTACGGCCCGTTGATCGAGAACCACCAGCTGTTTCCCCGCCGTACCAACGTGGAGTTTATTCAGATTATCTCCCGCACTGAAGTCAAGCAGCGTACCTGGGAACGTGGTGCAGGCGAGACCCTGGCCTGCGGCACCGGTGCCAGCGCGGTCTGCGTGGCAGGTGTGTTGAACAACCTGACCGACCGCAAGATCCTCAACCATCTGGCTGGCGGTGACCTGGAGCTGGAGTGGGTTGAGAACGGGCCGGTGTTTATGACCGGTCCGGCAACGGAAGTGTTTTCTGGTGAGATTGCGTTGTAG
- a CDS encoding gamma carbonic anhydrase family protein, with protein MIRPFKGITPQIDPSAFIAETAVVIGEVSIGAQASLWYNVVARGDVNSISIGARSNIQDLTMLHVTHKKHADDPGAPLVIGNDVTVGHSVTLHGCTLKDGCFIGMQAMVMDKAVVGEGALVGARALVTEGTVIPPHTLWVGAPAKYKRDLTPDEIAWLNKSADNYVRYSREFLEEGLGEQFEQPSV; from the coding sequence ATGATCCGCCCCTTCAAAGGCATCACCCCTCAAATCGACCCATCTGCCTTTATTGCCGAGACCGCCGTGGTAATCGGCGAAGTCAGTATCGGTGCCCAGGCCAGTCTTTGGTACAATGTGGTGGCCCGTGGTGACGTCAACTCCATCAGCATTGGTGCCCGCAGTAACATCCAGGATCTGACCATGCTGCATGTGACCCATAAGAAGCACGCCGATGATCCCGGCGCCCCGCTGGTCATCGGCAATGACGTGACAGTGGGCCACTCCGTCACCCTGCATGGCTGCACCTTGAAGGATGGCTGCTTTATCGGCATGCAGGCCATGGTGATGGATAAAGCCGTTGTTGGCGAAGGCGCCCTGGTGGGTGCCCGGGCGCTGGTCACTGAAGGGACCGTTATCCCGCCCCATACCCTCTGGGTTGGCGCTCCGGCCAAGTACAAGCGGGACCTGACCCCGGACGAGATCGCCTGGCTGAACAAGTCTGCTGACAATTATGTACGCTATTCGCGGGAGTTTCTTGAGGAAGGACTGGGCGAGCAATTTGAGCAGCCATCTGTTTGA
- a CDS encoding 2-isopropylmalate synthase: MAKAKQSTKDETRTIKIFDTTLRDGEQAPGNSMNIEEKLRFAKQLQKLNVDVIEAGFPIASEGDFEAVKKVAQSIKGPEIAGLCRSNLKDIDRAWEALKYAGEKGRIHTFIATSDIHMKYKLQMEPAQVLESAVKAVKRAAGYTPNVEFSCEDAVRTQLPFLAQVVEAVIAAGATTVNIPDTVGYTVPFEYFNIIKYLKDNVPNIEKAVISVHCHNDLGLSVANSIAAIQAGAGQVECTINGIGERAGNCSLEEFVMILRTRRDILPFVTGIATEQLTPASRLLTNITGIAVQPNKSVVGANAFAHEAGIHQHGMLMDKSTYEIMTPESVGLTASALVLGKHSGRHAFKKRLEELGHDLDDEMLNRAFERFKALADLKKEVFDEDLDAIVTDESREEDQYKLEHITVTCGSFAVATATVQMEINGKPVRTAELGDGPVDSAFKAIRKLTKTKAKLTQYNVGSITGGTDAQGEVTVRVEEGGHTVVGKGASTDIIVASAKAYIHALNRLHCKQKRLTDAV, translated from the coding sequence ATGGCAAAGGCCAAGCAGTCAACAAAAGACGAGACACGGACAATCAAAATTTTTGACACCACGTTGCGGGATGGCGAGCAGGCACCGGGCAACAGCATGAATATTGAGGAAAAACTACGCTTTGCCAAGCAGCTACAAAAGCTGAACGTAGACGTGATTGAGGCAGGCTTCCCGATCGCTTCAGAAGGTGACTTTGAGGCGGTCAAGAAAGTAGCCCAATCCATCAAGGGGCCTGAGATTGCCGGTCTGTGCCGCTCTAACCTGAAGGATATAGACCGGGCCTGGGAGGCACTGAAATACGCCGGTGAAAAAGGGCGGATCCACACCTTCATCGCCACCTCAGATATCCATATGAAGTACAAGCTGCAGATGGAACCGGCACAGGTACTGGAGTCAGCCGTCAAAGCGGTCAAGCGGGCTGCAGGCTATACCCCCAACGTTGAATTCTCCTGCGAGGATGCGGTACGGACCCAGCTGCCGTTTCTGGCCCAGGTGGTAGAAGCGGTGATCGCTGCCGGTGCCACCACGGTTAACATCCCGGACACCGTCGGCTACACGGTACCGTTTGAGTACTTCAATATCATCAAGTACCTGAAGGATAACGTGCCCAACATTGAAAAGGCCGTGATCTCGGTGCATTGTCACAATGACCTGGGGCTGTCGGTGGCCAACTCCATTGCAGCGATACAGGCCGGCGCCGGCCAGGTGGAATGCACCATCAACGGCATCGGTGAACGGGCCGGTAACTGTTCGCTGGAAGAGTTTGTCATGATCCTGCGGACCCGCCGCGACATCCTGCCCTTTGTCACCGGCATCGCCACGGAGCAGCTGACCCCGGCCAGCCGCCTGCTGACGAACATCACCGGCATTGCGGTGCAGCCCAACAAATCGGTGGTCGGTGCCAACGCCTTTGCCCATGAGGCCGGCATTCACCAGCACGGCATGCTGATGGACAAATCCACCTATGAGATCATGACCCCTGAATCAGTCGGCCTGACTGCCAGCGCCCTGGTACTGGGCAAACACTCCGGCCGCCACGCCTTTAAAAAGCGGCTGGAGGAGCTGGGGCATGACCTGGATGACGAGATGTTGAACCGCGCCTTTGAACGTTTCAAGGCCTTGGCGGACCTGAAGAAAGAGGTCTTTGACGAGGACCTGGATGCGATTGTAACCGATGAATCACGGGAAGAGGATCAGTACAAGCTGGAACATATTACCGTGACCTGCGGTTCTTTTGCTGTGGCGACGGCTACGGTGCAGATGGAGATCAACGGCAAACCGGTTCGTACGGCTGAACTGGGGGACGGACCGGTTGACTCCGCCTTCAAGGCGATCCGCAAGCTGACCAAAACCAAGGCCAAGCTGACCCAGTACAACGTCGGCTCGATCACCGGCGGCACCGATGCCCAGGGCGAGGTAACCGTCAGAGTGGAAGAAGGCGGTCACACCGTGGTGGGCAAAGGGGCCTCAACGGATATCATCGTGGCCTCGGCCAAGGCGTACATCCACGCCCTGAACCGGCTGCACTGCAAGCAGAAGCGTTTGACGGACGCTGTTTGA
- a CDS encoding GPMC system transcriptional regulator has translation MPQDESLQALRVKIDGYGKENQTELLYVLAEGVRLISGVDLVRIYLEDLISGALTCAFASGPDGAELREVAFPIITQDAVVSRVFVSQYPADFRSGDGAAGTLDGAVAGRFNIASSSYLPLVSRGRSIGVLCIDSRHGDLALSGKVKSRLAEFILQLAERLDEARSYHQQVQLARRLEESKKREAAGQMVRSAVRLVEKVALASVLTPLVSSDGSAALEVLASYAEDPALQMQYDRLGAILLEPGASLISRYVDVQAIIRDDRLLKPLFINDLARHDLQKRELTEQMSLRSLYVVPRFDPHSHRVICLVNYFCREEYRFSEFEMGLLQGHAEMLASVVSGVGGEHLEIRVLSEITDLLNQGDATLQPFLTKVLAKATELIGADTGSIALVEERDGRRWLVVEDEQGTLVGAKNKEWLKRYIPPFLVGGGELAPEERSLTGYVAWSQQPKIIGSVDEERTGEGFHRSMSDLLKSEIAVPVVCDGEVIAVICLNSLRYSYFTEEHRRILQIIGSLTARHLSDLQRIEGLQGEVQRLTTDVGYKDPHVSSYRLGNIIGVSPTSQAVIDFINTVSQPLFNRVTLWSKNVMQEATIGLPSILITGPTGSGKEFFFNNLYNTLNSLYRLQLNPQGELPVKKTNIAAYSGELTYSELFGHKKGAFTGASSDRRGILEECMGGVVFLDEIGDADPKTQVQLLRFLDNGGFVRLGENMERFSRVLLVAATNRDLPAEIAAGRFREDLYHRLAELSIRLPSLNERREDIPDLAVHFLGKLYRTYRGQNDPDDPPVLAADAKSELVLHQYEGNIRELRSILLRAMFFRRGNVIGGESIRQAIKGVGLGSVTSAGDGRELASHLADTIIEKIRQGGNFWQDLYEPFTRNDISRDVVRLVVEKSRAFAGRPLPAVARNLRALTDGMSDDEQRKALYKFKNFLYKTVRL, from the coding sequence ATGCCACAGGATGAGTCGCTGCAGGCGTTACGCGTAAAGATTGATGGCTATGGTAAGGAAAACCAGACTGAGCTGCTCTATGTGCTGGCCGAAGGGGTCAGACTGATTTCGGGCGTTGATCTGGTCAGGATCTATCTTGAAGACCTGATCTCAGGTGCATTGACCTGTGCCTTTGCCAGCGGTCCTGATGGGGCTGAACTGCGTGAGGTGGCTTTTCCTATTATTACGCAAGACGCCGTGGTATCACGGGTTTTTGTCAGTCAGTACCCCGCTGACTTCCGTAGCGGTGACGGTGCAGCCGGAACGCTTGATGGTGCGGTTGCCGGTCGCTTCAATATCGCGTCCAGCAGTTATCTGCCCCTTGTCAGTCGTGGCCGCTCCATCGGCGTGCTGTGCATTGACAGCAGGCATGGCGATTTGGCGCTGTCCGGCAAGGTCAAGTCCCGCCTGGCAGAATTCATCCTGCAGCTGGCGGAACGGCTGGATGAGGCACGCAGCTACCATCAGCAGGTGCAGCTGGCCCGCCGGCTTGAGGAATCAAAAAAACGGGAGGCTGCTGGGCAGATGGTTCGCTCAGCAGTGCGCCTGGTGGAAAAGGTGGCCCTGGCCTCGGTGCTGACCCCATTGGTTTCCAGTGACGGTTCTGCTGCGCTTGAGGTGCTGGCCAGCTATGCCGAAGATCCTGCCCTGCAGATGCAGTATGACCGTCTGGGTGCGATCCTGCTGGAGCCCGGTGCATCGCTAATCTCCCGCTATGTGGATGTGCAGGCCATCATCAGAGATGACAGGCTACTTAAGCCGCTCTTTATCAATGACCTGGCCCGCCATGATCTGCAGAAGCGTGAGCTGACCGAACAGATGTCGCTGCGTAGCCTCTATGTGGTACCGCGTTTTGATCCCCACAGCCACCGGGTGATCTGTCTGGTCAATTATTTCTGTCGAGAAGAATATCGTTTTTCAGAGTTTGAGATGGGGCTTTTGCAGGGGCATGCCGAGATGCTTGCCAGCGTGGTCAGCGGCGTCGGTGGCGAGCACCTGGAGATCCGGGTGTTGTCCGAGATCACCGACCTGCTGAATCAAGGAGATGCCACCCTGCAGCCGTTTTTGACCAAGGTGCTGGCCAAGGCCACTGAGCTGATCGGTGCCGATACCGGTAGCATTGCCCTGGTTGAAGAACGGGATGGCCGGCGCTGGCTGGTGGTGGAGGATGAGCAAGGGACGCTTGTCGGAGCCAAAAATAAGGAGTGGCTGAAGCGTTACATCCCTCCTTTTCTTGTGGGGGGTGGGGAGCTAGCCCCTGAAGAACGCAGCCTGACCGGCTATGTGGCCTGGAGCCAGCAGCCCAAGATTATCGGCAGTGTGGATGAAGAGCGGACCGGTGAGGGATTTCACCGCTCCATGAGCGATCTGCTGAAGAGTGAGATTGCGGTGCCGGTGGTCTGTGATGGTGAGGTGATTGCGGTTATCTGCCTTAACTCGTTGCGTTACAGCTATTTTACCGAGGAACACCGTCGCATCCTGCAGATTATCGGGTCTTTGACGGCCCGCCATCTCTCTGATCTGCAGCGGATCGAGGGACTGCAGGGGGAAGTGCAGCGTCTGACCACCGATGTCGGCTACAAGGATCCTCATGTCTCTTCCTACCGCCTGGGAAACATCATCGGGGTCAGTCCCACCTCCCAGGCGGTGATTGATTTTATCAATACGGTATCACAGCCGCTCTTTAACCGGGTTACGCTCTGGAGCAAAAATGTGATGCAGGAGGCCACCATCGGTCTGCCGTCGATTCTGATTACCGGACCGACCGGTTCAGGCAAGGAGTTTTTTTTCAACAACCTCTATAACACACTCAACTCGCTATACCGGCTGCAACTGAATCCTCAGGGCGAGTTGCCGGTAAAAAAGACCAATATCGCTGCCTATAGTGGTGAGCTGACCTATTCAGAGCTGTTTGGGCACAAAAAGGGGGCTTTTACCGGTGCCTCCAGTGACCGGCGCGGTATCCTGGAAGAGTGTATGGGCGGGGTGGTCTTTCTGGATGAGATCGGTGATGCCGACCCCAAAACCCAGGTACAACTGCTGCGCTTTCTGGATAACGGCGGGTTTGTCCGGTTGGGGGAGAACATGGAACGTTTCAGCCGGGTGTTGCTGGTGGCAGCCACCAACAGGGATCTGCCGGCCGAGATTGCAGCAGGCCGTTTCAGGGAGGATCTTTATCACCGTCTGGCAGAGCTCTCGATCCGCCTGCCGTCCCTGAATGAGCGGCGGGAGGATATTCCCGACCTGGCGGTGCATTTTCTGGGCAAGCTCTACCGCACCTACCGGGGCCAGAACGACCCTGATGATCCGCCGGTATTGGCGGCAGACGCCAAATCAGAGCTGGTACTGCACCAGTATGAGGGGAACATCCGGGAGCTGCGTTCAATCCTGCTGCGGGCGATGTTCTTCAGGCGGGGGAATGTGATCGGCGGGGAATCGATCCGGCAGGCAATCAAGGGAGTCGGACTGGGCAGTGTTACCTCGGCCGGTGATGGCCGGGAGTTGGCAAGCCATCTGGCTGATACGATTATTGAGAAGATCCGCCAGGGGGGCAACTTCTGGCAGGATCTCTACGAACCGTTTACCCGCAATGATATCTCTCGTGATGTGGTCAGGCTGGTGGTGGAGAAGAGTCGCGCCTTTGCAGGTCGGCCACTGCCGGCAGTGGCGCGGAATCTGAGAGCCTTGACTGACGGCATGAGCGATGATGAGCAGCGTAAGGCGCTGTATAAGTTTAAGAATTTCCTCTACAAGACGGTGCGTTTGTAG
- a CDS encoding sensor domain-containing protein, with amino-acid sequence MPDTSIPYKQVFSAIPAPVIMLDTQGHFAFANKAAYQILPSCIPLDDGVSCTPPDWLATEIDTFLYHAKEEHTFEHCLPLDTGHRHIQFTLTRLDQDKRQNGILITLHDISRHKRAEQALRLSEERYRMLVEHQSDLVVRVDIEGRLQFASPSFCMLFGIDEEQLVGRELCPIINSSGQAVMKEAMQRLDCHPKSCYHEICSQTLDGLRWIGWAMKGVVDEKGHIEAIVGIGRDITDRKKAEQEILQLAHYDTLTGLPNRSLLQDRLSQALSLANRGNVTLAVLFLDLDRFKHVNDAFGHQIGDLLLQEVSRRLKDCVRATDTVSRIGGDEFVIILTNLIKCSQAGSIAAKIISSMSRLFQLGGHELYSGTSIGIALYPTDGNDVDTLLKHADMAMYQAKASGRGTFKFFSPEHNEKMLQRMQLEQALRRAIEHQELSLDYQPQIDSATGSINGLEALLRWQHPQLGLLLPGLFITIAEETGLIIPLGEWVLRTACRQARAWQRAGYHRLRIAVNISPRQFQQRGLIPMIDAILQETGCDPRGLELELTETTLMDSPKEATALLKALKRRGISLAIDDFGTGYSSLSHLKHFPIDRLKIDRSFVNDLTRSREDSAIVEAIIAMAHRLGLEVVAEGVEHPDQHAILSDWGCKTCQGFLYSKAVSTEEATALLATAQYSTGIPSTLTPQTKPADD; translated from the coding sequence ATGCCCGATACCAGCATACCCTACAAACAGGTTTTTTCAGCAATCCCGGCACCGGTGATTATGCTGGACACTCAGGGGCACTTTGCCTTTGCAAACAAGGCCGCCTACCAGATTCTCCCCTCCTGCATCCCTCTCGACGACGGGGTAAGCTGCACACCACCAGACTGGCTTGCCACTGAAATAGATACATTCCTGTATCATGCCAAAGAAGAGCATACATTCGAACACTGCCTGCCACTTGACACGGGGCACCGTCATATCCAATTCACCCTGACCCGGTTGGACCAGGACAAGCGCCAGAACGGCATCCTGATTACACTGCACGACATCAGCCGACACAAGCGGGCCGAGCAGGCCCTGCGCCTAAGCGAAGAACGGTACCGCATGCTGGTTGAACATCAGAGTGATCTGGTTGTCAGGGTTGATATCGAAGGCAGACTGCAGTTTGCCAGCCCCTCCTTCTGCATGCTGTTCGGCATTGACGAAGAACAGCTGGTGGGGCGGGAGCTCTGCCCGATCATCAACAGCAGCGGTCAGGCGGTTATGAAAGAGGCCATGCAGCGCCTGGACTGCCACCCCAAGTCCTGTTATCACGAAATCTGCTCCCAGACCCTGGATGGTCTCCGCTGGATCGGCTGGGCCATGAAGGGGGTGGTGGATGAAAAGGGCCATATTGAGGCCATCGTCGGTATCGGGCGCGACATTACCGACCGCAAAAAGGCCGAGCAGGAGATACTCCAGCTTGCCCATTACGATACCCTGACCGGCCTGCCTAACCGCAGCCTGCTCCAGGACCGCTTGTCCCAGGCCCTTTCGCTGGCCAACCGGGGCAATGTCACCCTGGCGGTACTTTTTCTCGATCTGGATCGTTTTAAGCACGTCAATGACGCCTTTGGTCACCAGATTGGCGATCTGTTGCTGCAGGAGGTCAGCCGCCGCCTGAAAGACTGCGTGCGTGCCACCGACACAGTATCCCGGATCGGCGGCGATGAGTTTGTGATCATCCTGACCAATCTGATCAAGTGCAGCCAGGCCGGATCAATAGCCGCCAAGATCATCAGCTCCATGAGCCGCCTCTTTCAGCTGGGAGGCCATGAACTGTACAGTGGCACCAGCATCGGCATCGCCCTCTACCCGACAGACGGCAATGATGTTGACACCCTGCTGAAGCATGCCGATATGGCCATGTACCAGGCCAAAGCGAGTGGCCGGGGCACCTTCAAGTTCTTTTCTCCGGAACACAACGAGAAAATGCTGCAGCGTATGCAACTTGAACAGGCGTTACGCCGGGCAATTGAGCATCAGGAGCTGTCCCTTGACTACCAGCCACAGATCGACAGTGCAACCGGCAGCATCAACGGCCTTGAAGCCTTGCTGCGCTGGCAGCACCCCCAGCTGGGGCTGTTACTGCCGGGACTGTTCATCACCATTGCAGAGGAAACCGGACTGATCATCCCGTTGGGGGAATGGGTATTACGGACCGCCTGCAGGCAGGCACGGGCCTGGCAGCGGGCCGGCTACCACCGGCTGCGGATAGCGGTCAACATCTCTCCGCGCCAGTTCCAGCAACGGGGTCTGATACCGATGATCGACGCAATCCTGCAGGAAACCGGCTGCGATCCGCGCGGGCTTGAACTTGAGCTGACCGAGACCACCCTGATGGACAGCCCCAAGGAAGCGACTGCCCTGCTGAAGGCGTTGAAACGCCGCGGGATCAGTCTGGCTATTGACGATTTCGGCACCGGCTATTCATCGCTCAGCCACCTCAAGCACTTTCCGATCGACCGGCTCAAGATCGACCGGTCCTTCGTCAATGATCTGACCCGCAGCCGCGAGGATAGCGCCATTGTCGAGGCAATCATCGCCATGGCCCACCGGCTGGGGCTGGAGGTAGTGGCCGAAGGGGTGGAACATCCTGATCAACATGCCATACTCAGCGACTGGGGCTGCAAGACATGCCAGGGCTTTCTCTACAGCAAGGCCGTTTCAACCGAAGAGGCAACGGCACTACTAGCCACAGCTCAGTATTCCACAGGGATCCCAAGCACTTTGACGCCCCAGACAAAACCAGCAGACGATTGA
- a CDS encoding EAL domain-containing protein: protein MEQASDCYTQIVEALPTPILLLRHNGVILHANAPAACLLETLEGIIPQPEITLAPHWIMEELECYHSQGLPSHQAEKSLISTTNSHSFVLISIKRLRPDNDNLLLVTINDLSKLHLVEDGLRQLVEGISEATGEKFFQFLALHLAKGLDADFAFIGEFADSERTIIQTVAVAADGAIHANFRFPLAETPCEQVLTNGLRIYPKAIPELFPLDHLALEMGVESYIGIPLVSSRRITLGPMAVFSRRPIRETHLAASMLQVFAVRAASELERRQAERVLKETEARLKTIVDSVHTGILVIDPENHRIVDVNELAASSLGRTREEMIGTSCHRFICPNEEGRCPITDLQQELDNEERDLIRADGSRLPVIKTVSRVVLDGREHLLESFVDISRRKQVENSLKESEERYRMLVENQADLVIKTDMTGNLLFVSPSFCKLFGQTEEKLLGKALLPVIMLPEQLATAAGMEQMICSDTSYYREYLSPTREGKRWIGWALRCIFNQSGQAEAIIGMGRDITDRKTAESTIEQLAYHDPVTGLPNRTLLHDRLQLAINRAERDSQGVAILFLDLDRFKAINDSLGHAMGDQLLRLVGNRLLDCVRSSDTVARLGGDEFVVLISALDNDHAVGSVVMKILEQLCEPYQIDDHEVYTSSSIGISLFPRDGRDAEELLKNADMAMYQAKEAGRNTCHFFSPELNMRATERLLLESTMRRALEREEFFLVYQPQMELRSGHIAGIEALLRWRHPDLGVVPPNNFIPIAEETGLIVPLGEWVLAEACRQAVRWQQEGQPPLRMAVNVSARQFRQRNLGLRIEKILMETGLDPALLELELTESAVMENPEEAILTLRQLKKMGITLSIDDFGTGYSSLSHLKHFPIDRLKIDRSFVKHVTRDHNDATIAEAIIALAHSMKLTVVAEGIEHSEQMEFMHQRHCDTMQGYYLSRPVTAEEFGTFLKRLGESDGKAHGLLGG, encoded by the coding sequence ATGGAACAGGCATCTGACTGCTATACACAGATAGTTGAGGCATTACCGACACCAATTCTGCTCCTCAGGCACAATGGCGTCATACTGCACGCCAACGCCCCCGCCGCCTGTCTGCTGGAAACCCTTGAAGGCATTATCCCCCAGCCGGAAATAACCCTGGCTCCGCATTGGATCATGGAAGAGCTTGAGTGTTACCACTCACAGGGCCTGCCTTCCCACCAAGCAGAAAAAAGTCTGATCAGCACCACCAACAGCCATTCCTTTGTCCTGATCAGCATTAAACGCCTGCGCCCCGACAACGACAATCTGCTGCTGGTCACCATCAACGATCTTTCCAAACTGCATCTGGTTGAAGACGGCCTGCGTCAGCTGGTGGAAGGGATCTCCGAGGCCACCGGTGAAAAATTTTTCCAGTTCCTGGCCTTGCATCTGGCAAAGGGTCTGGATGCCGATTTTGCCTTTATCGGTGAGTTTGCCGATAGCGAGCGCACCATCATCCAGACCGTGGCGGTTGCTGCCGATGGCGCCATACATGCCAACTTCCGGTTCCCGCTTGCGGAGACCCCCTGCGAACAGGTACTGACCAACGGCCTGCGGATCTACCCCAAAGCGATCCCCGAGTTATTCCCGCTTGATCATCTTGCCCTGGAGATGGGTGTTGAGAGCTATATCGGCATCCCGCTCGTCAGCTCCCGCAGGATAACCCTGGGACCGATGGCGGTCTTCAGCCGGCGTCCGATCAGAGAGACCCACTTGGCCGCATCCATGCTGCAGGTATTTGCCGTACGGGCAGCCTCGGAACTGGAACGCCGCCAGGCGGAACGGGTCCTGAAAGAGACAGAGGCACGTCTTAAGACCATTGTTGATTCGGTCCATACCGGTATTCTGGTGATTGATCCTGAAAACCACCGGATCGTTGATGTCAATGAGCTGGCTGCCAGCAGCCTCGGCAGAACACGCGAAGAGATGATCGGCACTTCATGCCATCGCTTCATCTGCCCCAATGAGGAAGGGCGCTGCCCCATCACCGACCTGCAGCAGGAGCTGGACAATGAAGAGCGTGATCTGATCCGGGCTGATGGCAGCCGCCTGCCGGTGATCAAGACCGTCAGTCGTGTCGTGCTGGATGGGCGAGAGCATCTTCTGGAAAGCTTTGTCGACATCAGCAGGCGCAAACAGGTGGAGAACAGCCTGAAGGAAAGTGAAGAGCGCTATCGAATGCTGGTTGAAAACCAGGCAGACCTGGTCATCAAGACCGATATGACAGGCAACCTGCTCTTTGTCAGCCCCTCATTCTGCAAACTTTTCGGCCAGACCGAGGAAAAACTGCTCGGCAAAGCGCTCTTGCCGGTCATCATGTTGCCTGAGCAGCTCGCCACAGCCGCTGGGATGGAGCAGATGATCTGCAGTGATACCAGCTATTACCGCGAGTATCTCTCTCCGACACGGGAGGGCAAGCGCTGGATCGGCTGGGCGTTGCGCTGCATCTTCAACCAGTCCGGTCAGGCAGAGGCGATTATCGGTATGGGGCGGGATATTACTGATCGCAAAACAGCTGAAAGCACCATTGAGCAGTTGGCCTACCATGACCCGGTCACCGGCCTGCCGAACCGGACGCTGCTGCATGATCGTCTTCAGCTGGCAATCAACCGTGCTGAACGGGACAGCCAGGGTGTGGCGATCCTGTTTCTTGACCTGGATCGTTTCAAGGCAATTAACGATTCACTGGGGCATGCCATGGGCGATCAGCTACTGCGCCTGGTCGGCAATCGGCTGCTTGACTGTGTTCGTTCATCGGATACAGTGGCCCGCCTAGGGGGTGATGAGTTCGTAGTGTTGATTTCAGCCCTTGATAATGACCATGCCGTGGGCAGCGTGGTCATGAAGATCCTGGAGCAGCTGTGTGAGCCGTACCAGATTGACGATCATGAGGTCTACACCTCTTCCAGTATCGGCATCTCACTCTTTCCCCGTGATGGCCGCGATGCCGAAGAACTGTTGAAAAATGCCGACATGGCCATGTACCAGGCCAAAGAGGCCGGTCGTAACACCTGCCACTTCTTCTCACCGGAGCTGAACATGCGGGCGACTGAACGGTTGCTGCTTGAGAGCACCATGCGCCGGGCCCTGGAACGGGAGGAATTTTTTCTGGTCTATCAGCCCCAGATGGAGTTACGCAGCGGACATATTGCGGGGATCGAGGCATTGCTGAGATGGCGGCATCCAGATCTGGGGGTTGTGCCGCCAAACAATTTTATTCCAATTGCAGAAGAAACCGGCCTGATTGTGCCGTTGGGGGAATGGGTACTGGCCGAGGCCTGCCGGCAGGCGGTGCGCTGGCAACAGGAGGGGCAACCCCCGCTGCGGATGGCGGTGAACGTTTCTGCCCGTCAGTTTCGCCAACGCAACCTCGGCCTGCGGATCGAAAAAATCCTGATGGAAACCGGCCTTGACCCTGCATTGCTGGAGCTTGAGCTGACTGAAAGCGCAGTCATGGAAAACCCGGAAGAAGCGATCCTGACCCTGCGTCAGCTGAAAAAGATGGGGATTACTCTCTCCATCGACGACTTCGGCACCGGCTACTCATCACTGTCACATCTCAAACACTTTCCGATCGACCGGCTCAAGATCGATCGTTCCTTTGTCAAGCATGTCACCCGGGACCACAATGACGCCACCATTGCCGAGGCGATCATCGCCCTGGCCCACAGTATGAAGCTGACGGTTGTTGCCGAGGGGATCGAACACAGTGAGCAGATGGAGTTTATGCACCAGCGTCACTGCGACACCATGCAGGGCTACTACCTGTCGCGACCGGTAACCGCCGAGGAGTTCGGCACGTTTCTCAAAAGGCTGGGGGAATCGGACGGCAAGGCCCATGGTCTGCTGGGAGGATAA